From a single Prosthecobacter algae genomic region:
- a CDS encoding glycosyltransferase family 2 protein codes for MPSSPAISVVVPLYNEEDNVIELQTQIAAALAGMDYELVLVDDGSTDATVKRVQRGERVRLLEFAKNAGQSAAMHAGIHNAHGDIIVTLDGDLQNDPADIPAMIAKLDSGYDLVCGYRAKRKDTPFKRLQSRIANGVRSRFIGDHVRDTGCTLKVMRKECREALLLFNGMHRFIPALIRNMDYRVTEMPVNHRPRVHGVSKYGFGNRAWRATCDMFGVRWLNSRRTRYQIKG; via the coding sequence CTTTGTACAATGAGGAGGACAACGTCATCGAACTCCAGACCCAAATCGCCGCAGCCCTGGCGGGGATGGACTACGAACTGGTGCTGGTGGATGATGGCAGCACGGATGCCACAGTGAAGCGGGTGCAGCGCGGTGAGCGGGTGCGTCTGCTGGAATTTGCCAAAAATGCTGGCCAAAGCGCGGCCATGCATGCAGGCATCCACAATGCTCACGGCGACATCATTGTCACTCTGGATGGAGATCTCCAGAATGACCCTGCCGACATTCCGGCGATGATTGCGAAGCTGGACAGCGGCTATGACCTAGTCTGTGGTTATCGCGCTAAGCGCAAGGACACCCCTTTCAAGCGCCTGCAAAGTCGCATCGCCAATGGTGTGCGTTCACGCTTTATCGGAGACCATGTGCGCGACACGGGCTGCACGCTGAAGGTGATGCGCAAGGAGTGCCGTGAGGCCCTGCTTTTGTTTAACGGGATGCATCGCTTCATTCCGGCCCTCATCCGCAATATGGACTATCGGGTAACGGAAATGCCGGTCAACCATCGCCCACGAGTGCATGGCGTGAGCAAGTACGGCTTTGGCAATCGGGCCTGGAGGGCCACTTGCGACATGTTTGGCGTGCGCTGGCTCAACAGCCGCCGCACCCGATATCAGATCAAAGGGTAG
- a CDS encoding alpha/beta hydrolase family protein — translation MQTLPILTALALQLPGMAPLEPNPDFSATMVAGIDRFLLRETEVAKDRRGLFWKRDFTSSEAYEASVQPNRKRLSEILGVIDARLPVRALELVSDTETSAVVLETETATVSRVRWPVFEGVHGEGLLIQPKGPVLSRIVCLPDADTPPEKVLDAMLVNAGAQMVIPMLISRDSEHSGSERLGILTNLPHREWIYRQSFILGRHILGYELQKTLALVDWFKAQPDKLPVSVAGFGEGGLLALCAGALDARIDSVYVWGHFGPREGLWQEPIYRNVFGLLREFGDAELASLIAPRHLAIQHAGFPKVQGPPAAAKGQRNIAAPGVVTMPSLTAVQDEMERARQLVPAFKDWARVFDMNSSNADIVAHLFPGETGAAMLKGMTSASKAPLPVVPVRSVAQREQVRELEQFTQKLLVTTEAERKSEFWKKLPLTSVAEFEKHTAAERERFWTDVIGRFPDPDLPMNARSRVVKEVGQVVIHEVTLDVWQDVIAWGWLALPKGMKPGDKRPVIVCQHGLEGLPEHCFDTDETAGPWKAYKAFALRLAEQGYIVFAPHNPYRGRDAFRTLQRKLNPLGKSIYSVINGQHQRILEWLKSQPFVEPGKIAFYGLSYGGKSAMRTPAVLTDYCLSICSGDFNEWVRKCATTDLPLSYVFTGEYEIWEWNLGRTFNYAEMGGLIAPRPFMVERGHRDGVGVDEWVNYEYAKIRQLYNQLGIGDRTVIEHFDGPHTIHGVGTYDFLHHWLGRPRP, via the coding sequence ATGCAAACGCTACCGATTCTGACCGCCCTCGCCCTGCAACTTCCTGGCATGGCCCCTTTGGAGCCGAATCCTGATTTCTCCGCCACGATGGTGGCCGGGATTGACCGCTTTTTGCTGCGAGAGACGGAGGTGGCCAAAGACCGGCGAGGCTTGTTTTGGAAACGCGATTTCACCTCGTCTGAGGCTTATGAAGCTTCTGTCCAGCCTAACCGAAAGCGTCTCAGCGAAATCTTGGGCGTGATTGACGCTCGCCTGCCCGTTCGAGCCTTGGAATTGGTGAGCGATACAGAGACCTCGGCAGTGGTCTTGGAAACCGAGACGGCCACAGTATCCCGGGTGCGCTGGCCAGTCTTTGAGGGCGTGCATGGGGAAGGCCTGCTGATTCAGCCAAAGGGGCCAGTGCTTTCGCGCATCGTGTGTCTTCCCGATGCCGATACGCCACCGGAAAAAGTGCTGGATGCGATGTTGGTGAATGCTGGGGCGCAGATGGTGATCCCGATGCTGATCTCGCGAGATTCCGAACATTCTGGAAGTGAGCGACTGGGCATCCTGACCAATCTCCCGCATCGGGAATGGATATACCGCCAGTCCTTTATTCTTGGCAGACACATCCTAGGTTATGAACTGCAAAAGACCCTGGCCCTGGTGGACTGGTTCAAAGCCCAGCCAGATAAGCTCCCGGTCAGTGTGGCCGGATTTGGCGAGGGCGGGCTGCTGGCCCTCTGTGCGGGGGCGCTGGATGCCCGCATTGATTCGGTCTATGTCTGGGGACACTTCGGGCCTCGTGAGGGACTGTGGCAGGAACCGATCTACCGAAATGTGTTTGGACTGCTGCGCGAGTTTGGGGATGCAGAGCTGGCTTCGCTGATTGCCCCGCGCCATCTCGCCATCCAGCATGCAGGATTTCCAAAGGTTCAAGGTCCACCCGCTGCGGCCAAGGGACAGCGGAACATTGCCGCACCAGGGGTGGTGACCATGCCGTCCCTGACTGCCGTGCAGGATGAAATGGAGCGGGCGCGGCAACTGGTCCCGGCCTTCAAGGACTGGGCGCGGGTGTTTGACATGAACAGCTCGAATGCAGACATCGTGGCCCACCTTTTTCCGGGAGAAACGGGCGCGGCGATGCTGAAGGGCATGACGTCCGCCTCCAAGGCTCCGTTGCCGGTTGTTCCTGTCCGCTCCGTTGCCCAGAGGGAGCAGGTGCGTGAACTGGAGCAGTTTACGCAGAAGCTGTTGGTCACGACGGAAGCGGAACGGAAAAGTGAGTTCTGGAAAAAGCTGCCGCTGACCTCGGTGGCGGAATTTGAGAAACACACCGCAGCAGAGCGCGAGCGTTTTTGGACGGATGTAATCGGTCGTTTCCCAGATCCAGATCTGCCTATGAATGCACGCAGCCGCGTGGTGAAAGAGGTGGGGCAGGTGGTGATCCATGAGGTGACGCTGGATGTGTGGCAGGATGTGATTGCCTGGGGTTGGCTGGCCCTGCCGAAGGGGATGAAACCGGGAGACAAACGCCCGGTGATCGTCTGCCAGCATGGCTTGGAAGGCCTGCCCGAGCATTGCTTTGATACCGATGAGACGGCGGGTCCCTGGAAAGCCTACAAAGCCTTTGCGCTGAGGCTGGCCGAGCAGGGGTACATTGTTTTTGCCCCGCACAACCCGTATCGCGGGCGCGATGCCTTTCGCACCCTGCAGCGCAAGCTGAACCCCCTTGGCAAATCCATTTACTCAGTCATCAATGGGCAGCACCAGCGGATCCTCGAATGGCTGAAGTCGCAGCCTTTTGTGGAGCCTGGAAAGATAGCCTTCTACGGTCTCAGCTATGGCGGGAAGAGTGCCATGCGCACGCCTGCTGTGCTCACGGACTATTGTCTGAGCATCTGCTCGGGTGATTTCAATGAATGGGTGAGGAAGTGCGCCACGACGGATCTTCCACTCAGCTATGTCTTCACCGGTGAATATGAGATCTGGGAATGGAATCTCGGCCGCACGTTTAACTACGCCGAGATGGGTGGCCTCATCGCTCCCCGACCGTTTATGGTGGAGCGTGGGCACCGGGACGGAGTGGGTGTGGATGAGTGGGTGAACTACGAGTATGCGAAGATCCGGCAGCTCTATAATCAGTTAGGCATCGGCGATCGCACCGTGATTGAGCACTTTGACGGGCCTCACACGATCCATGGCGTGGGGACGTATGATTTTCTGCATCACTGGTTAGGTCGTCCCCGGCCTTGA
- the priA gene encoding replication restart helicase PriA, with protein MPDRPASSSRPAAQSLFDLGLPRPDGAASPALDAAQRIARVQIETAAALELDYAIPEKLERQIGIGTRVMVPLQHQRVSAVVIELLESTEYNAKLKEIASLVGSRPMFTPGLLKLANWISDYYVVPVNRVLRTMLPQAVREKPETFLTDSHLKLAKEPPPDVFEKLHSTAPMQARILEKLRSNGGEATLSELRRELPRATAIIKPLLKAGWITRSEVRVERDPFQTEEFLPSQPLTFTEEQKVAYEAVIVAMNGKVKEDPAAAETPAQDARTAVRTHPTLLLHGVTGSGKTEVYLQAIAEVLKRGQTALVLVPEISLTPQTIERFKARFSEQKDAIAVLHSHLSDGERHDEWFKIHEGRAKIVIGARSAIFAPLEDLGLIIVDEEHEPSYKQEDAPRYHARDVAVVRGRIERCPVLLGSATPSLESFQNASNGKYELLHMTKRTDGKSMPLIRIVDMRLERRKGTEVSFTNTGILSQKLRNAITDRLTKKEQTILFLNRRGFNTSLGCVSCGETVQCQECAIPMTLHKKDNRLVCHICGARRVPPSKCPSCKEPGLKYSGFGTERVEQAVREVFPQARMARVDTDTMQRKNQLRDTLKDFRAQKLDILIGTQMIAKGLDFPNVTLVGVLNADSALNLPDFRAAERTFQLLVQVAGRAGRGEVKGEVFVQTHAPHSPAIQFSRHNDYEGYAAQELEHRLAFKYPPYAHMVLISARGKHEAQAEFTLQTLHKRLEQGLPEGTIMGDPTPAALAKAHGQHRFQLLLRSEKIRVLCAHIKRVVDGLSVPADIYVSWDVDPMNVG; from the coding sequence ATGCCTGACCGACCCGCCAGCTCCAGCCGCCCAGCCGCCCAGTCGCTGTTTGACCTGGGGCTGCCGCGCCCGGACGGAGCGGCCTCCCCTGCCCTGGATGCAGCCCAACGGATCGCCCGCGTGCAGATCGAGACCGCAGCGGCCCTCGAACTGGACTACGCCATCCCCGAAAAGCTGGAACGCCAGATCGGCATCGGCACCCGCGTCATGGTCCCCCTCCAGCATCAGCGCGTCTCCGCCGTGGTGATTGAGCTGCTGGAGTCCACGGAGTACAACGCCAAGCTGAAGGAGATCGCCTCCCTGGTCGGTTCCCGCCCCATGTTCACCCCAGGCCTGCTTAAGCTGGCCAACTGGATCTCCGACTACTACGTGGTGCCGGTGAACCGTGTGCTGCGCACCATGCTGCCCCAGGCCGTGCGGGAAAAGCCAGAGACTTTCCTCACCGACAGCCACCTCAAGCTGGCCAAAGAACCACCGCCGGACGTCTTTGAAAAACTGCACAGTACCGCCCCCATGCAGGCGCGCATTTTGGAAAAACTGCGCAGCAACGGCGGCGAGGCCACCCTCAGCGAACTGCGGCGCGAGCTGCCACGTGCCACTGCCATCATCAAGCCCCTGCTAAAGGCTGGCTGGATCACCCGCAGTGAGGTGCGGGTGGAGCGCGATCCCTTTCAAACCGAGGAATTTTTGCCCAGCCAGCCGCTCACCTTTACCGAAGAGCAAAAGGTGGCCTACGAGGCCGTCATCGTCGCCATGAATGGCAAGGTCAAGGAGGACCCGGCAGCAGCAGAGACACCGGCACAGGACGCCCGCACTGCCGTGCGCACCCACCCCACGCTGCTGCTGCATGGGGTCACCGGCAGTGGCAAAACCGAGGTCTATCTCCAGGCCATCGCCGAGGTGCTGAAGCGAGGCCAAACTGCTCTGGTGCTGGTGCCAGAAATCAGCCTCACCCCGCAAACCATCGAGCGCTTCAAGGCCCGCTTTTCAGAACAGAAGGATGCCATCGCCGTCCTGCACAGCCACCTCAGCGATGGCGAGCGGCATGATGAGTGGTTTAAGATCCATGAAGGCAGGGCTAAGATCGTCATCGGTGCCCGCAGCGCCATTTTTGCCCCTCTGGAAGATCTCGGCCTCATCATTGTGGACGAGGAGCATGAGCCCTCCTACAAGCAGGAAGATGCCCCTCGCTACCATGCGCGAGATGTCGCCGTCGTCCGTGGGCGGATCGAGCGCTGCCCCGTCCTTTTAGGCTCCGCCACGCCCAGCCTGGAGTCGTTCCAAAATGCCAGCAACGGCAAGTACGAACTGCTGCATATGACCAAGCGCACGGACGGCAAATCCATGCCGCTCATCCGCATCGTGGACATGCGTTTGGAGCGGCGCAAAGGCACTGAAGTCTCCTTCACCAACACAGGCATCCTCTCCCAAAAACTGCGCAATGCCATCACCGACCGCCTCACGAAGAAGGAGCAGACCATCCTCTTCCTGAACCGCCGTGGTTTCAATACCAGCCTTGGCTGCGTCTCCTGTGGTGAGACCGTGCAATGCCAGGAATGCGCGATCCCCATGACACTGCATAAAAAGGACAATCGCCTTGTCTGCCACATTTGCGGCGCACGGCGCGTGCCTCCCTCCAAGTGCCCGAGTTGCAAGGAGCCCGGCCTGAAGTATTCCGGCTTTGGCACGGAGCGTGTGGAGCAGGCCGTGCGCGAGGTCTTCCCCCAGGCCCGCATGGCCCGCGTGGATACTGATACCATGCAGCGGAAAAACCAACTACGTGACACGCTGAAGGACTTCCGCGCGCAAAAGCTGGACATCCTTATCGGCACCCAGATGATCGCCAAAGGCCTAGACTTCCCCAATGTCACCCTGGTCGGGGTCTTGAATGCAGACTCCGCGCTGAATCTGCCCGATTTTCGCGCAGCCGAGCGTACCTTTCAGCTCCTGGTCCAAGTGGCAGGAAGAGCAGGCCGAGGTGAAGTCAAAGGGGAGGTCTTTGTTCAAACCCATGCCCCCCATAGCCCGGCCATCCAATTCAGCCGTCACAATGACTACGAGGGCTATGCCGCACAGGAACTAGAGCACCGCCTGGCTTTCAAGTATCCCCCCTATGCGCACATGGTGCTCATCAGCGCTCGCGGCAAACACGAGGCCCAAGCTGAATTCACCCTGCAAACGCTGCACAAGCGCCTAGAACAGGGCCTGCCCGAAGGCACCATCATGGGCGATCCCACCCCTGCCGCACTGGCCAAAGCCCATGGCCAGCACCGCTTTCAACTGCTGCTGCGCAGCGAGAAGATCCGGGTCCTCTGCGCCCACATCAAACGGGTCGTCGATGGGCTCAGCGTGCCTGCGGATATCTACGTGAGCTGGGATGTGGACCCGATGAACGTCGGTTAA
- a CDS encoding DUF1501 domain-containing protein has product MASDLIGSCSPAPWSRRRLLTAGGLGMLGLTMPRILRASEAIVTEKMIARAKSVVFLFQWGGPSHLETFDMKPDAPEGIRGFHKPIKSSADGIYVSDRLPKTAKIMDKVTLIRSMHHTMKNHNSAGYYALSGHAPPSDDQRLKDSPDLFPSYASVVDRLAPGRGEIPTAASFPWTVSDGSFTPGQRASFLGKQHDPFFVLRDPSAPDFALPELSLPPGISYERLTARRELQKLVDSQTRLMDHSAEARGIEGYYEKALSMLHSEKLRAAFDLSKEPDKIRDTYGRTAYGQSCLLARRLVEAGVKFVTVNFAPSIGGQSTTAGGWDTHGFNDTRMFPIIDAYHMPMTEQTLPTFLNDMDDRGLLDETLVVWVGEFGRTPKINKNISRDHWPQCYTALLAGGGVKRGFVHGASDKNGEYPAEKPVKPDDLAATMYHLLGIRHDTEVHDVANRPVPISYGKVIQEVIA; this is encoded by the coding sequence ATGGCATCTGATCTGATTGGTTCCTGCTCCCCTGCACCTTGGTCGCGCCGCCGTTTGCTGACGGCTGGCGGTCTGGGCATGCTGGGCCTGACCATGCCACGCATCCTCCGGGCCAGTGAGGCCATAGTGACGGAGAAGATGATCGCCCGGGCGAAGTCCGTGGTGTTTCTGTTTCAGTGGGGCGGGCCGAGCCATCTGGAAACCTTCGACATGAAGCCGGATGCGCCGGAGGGCATCCGGGGATTTCACAAGCCCATCAAGTCCAGTGCGGATGGAATTTATGTCTCTGACAGGCTGCCAAAAACGGCGAAGATCATGGACAAGGTCACGCTGATCCGGTCCATGCATCACACGATGAAAAACCACAACAGCGCCGGTTACTATGCGTTGAGTGGTCACGCACCGCCGAGTGATGATCAGCGGCTGAAGGATTCGCCGGATCTTTTCCCTTCCTATGCTTCCGTGGTGGACCGTCTGGCTCCTGGCCGTGGAGAAATCCCCACGGCAGCCAGCTTTCCCTGGACCGTCAGTGATGGCTCCTTCACGCCAGGGCAGCGGGCCAGCTTTCTGGGCAAGCAGCATGATCCCTTCTTTGTGCTGCGCGATCCTAGCGCCCCAGACTTTGCCCTGCCGGAGCTGAGCCTGCCGCCAGGGATCAGTTATGAACGGCTTACCGCCCGGCGCGAGCTGCAGAAGCTGGTGGATTCCCAGACCCGTCTCATGGACCATTCGGCGGAGGCGCGGGGCATCGAAGGCTACTATGAAAAGGCGCTTTCCATGCTGCACAGCGAGAAGCTGCGTGCGGCCTTCGATCTTTCCAAGGAGCCGGACAAGATCCGCGATACCTATGGCCGTACGGCCTATGGGCAGAGCTGCCTGCTGGCGCGCCGTCTTGTCGAAGCTGGGGTCAAATTCGTCACGGTCAATTTTGCCCCGAGCATTGGCGGCCAAAGTACCACGGCGGGCGGCTGGGACACGCACGGGTTCAATGACACGCGCATGTTCCCCATCATTGATGCCTACCACATGCCGATGACGGAGCAGACGCTGCCCACCTTCCTCAATGACATGGATGACCGGGGCCTGCTGGACGAGACGCTGGTGGTCTGGGTGGGGGAATTTGGCCGCACGCCGAAGATTAACAAAAACATCAGCCGCGACCACTGGCCCCAGTGCTACACGGCCCTCTTGGCCGGTGGCGGCGTGAAGCGTGGTTTTGTCCATGGTGCTTCCGACAAGAACGGGGAATACCCCGCCGAAAAGCCGGTGAAGCCTGACGACTTGGCGGCGACGATGTATCATTTGTTAGGCATTCGTCATGACACGGAAGTTCATGATGTGGCGAATCGGCCGGTGCCCATCAGCTATGGCAAAGTGATCCAGGAAGTGATCGCGTGA